From Desulfolucanica intricata, the proteins below share one genomic window:
- a CDS encoding DUF4367 domain-containing protein, which translates to MQKDNIDELIRSTLRERIDRNSPNPKADLIWSKIEHEINQIQKKNKNKFLYLSTAAIMVVFAIASLSYPQSVTAIGKKILKKVNTLLIGDSVIIRDRLTYEEKTPNGLQEPVSNNGMYKMDLDSLLKTATFKISIPQYLPEGYVLKDISWNQIDNLNGEAILSYIKNDLILLVRQKNITDEYTSGQGFDVEDSEVKEIKLKNGITATLIIREKNGWYKLSWIKSNIYYQVSGKMGQDEVIKIANSL; encoded by the coding sequence GTGCAGAAGGATAATATAGATGAGTTGATTAGATCTACTCTACGAGAGAGAATTGATAGAAATAGCCCTAATCCCAAGGCCGATTTAATTTGGTCAAAAATAGAGCATGAAATTAATCAAATTCAGAAGAAAAATAAAAATAAGTTTTTGTATCTTTCTACTGCTGCTATAATGGTGGTATTTGCTATAGCATCACTTTCCTATCCACAGTCGGTGACGGCTATCGGTAAAAAGATATTAAAAAAAGTAAATACTTTACTCATTGGAGATAGTGTAATAATAAGAGATAGATTAACATACGAAGAAAAAACACCTAATGGGTTACAAGAACCAGTTTCAAATAATGGTATGTACAAGATGGATTTAGATAGCTTATTAAAAACGGCAACTTTTAAAATAAGTATTCCTCAATATCTACCAGAAGGTTATGTGCTGAAGGACATTTCTTGGAACCAAATTGATAATTTAAATGGGGAGGCTATATTAAGTTATATTAAAAATGATTTAATTTTACTTGTAAGGCAAAAAAATATTACTGATGAATATACATCCGGTCAAGGATTTGATGTAGAGGATAGTGAGGTTAAAGAAATCAAACTTAAAAACGGTATAACTGCTACTCTAATAATTAGAGAAAAGAACGGATGGTATAAACTATCTTGGATAAAATCTAATATTTACTACCAGGTTTCAGGAAAAATGGGCCAAGATGAAGTAATAAAAATTGCTAATTCGCTATAA
- a CDS encoding RNA polymerase sigma factor gives MIKAETLRQVSRKTLNISGLKNMWKPSFLKFKSRDKKTLVLLFQLYNKQVYSYALYITNDCALAEDVTQEVFIKVYNKIEHLSDASKVEAWLYRVTTNVSYDLLKQRNKLIPIEKEINVYKDEYSDKSIYAKEIQMDIEKSLLALPPEFQEVFYLKYIKELTTKQISHMLEIPEGTVKSRLRRARNLVIKKLKTPGEDIGAEG, from the coding sequence TTGATAAAAGCTGAAACATTGAGGCAAGTTTCGAGGAAAACACTTAATATATCGGGGTTAAAAAATATGTGGAAGCCATCTTTCTTAAAATTTAAGTCCCGGGACAAAAAGACACTTGTGCTATTATTTCAACTTTATAATAAACAAGTTTATTCATATGCTCTTTATATAACTAATGACTGTGCTTTGGCTGAAGATGTTACCCAGGAGGTCTTTATCAAAGTATATAATAAAATAGAGCACTTAAGTGATGCCTCCAAGGTTGAGGCCTGGCTGTATAGAGTGACAACTAATGTTTCTTATGACCTTCTAAAACAACGTAATAAACTTATACCCATAGAAAAAGAAATTAATGTTTACAAAGATGAATATTCGGATAAATCTATTTACGCTAAAGAAATACAAATGGATATTGAAAAATCGCTCCTAGCGCTACCACCCGAATTCCAAGAAGTTTTCTACCTGAAATACATTAAAGAACTAACTACTAAACAAATAAGTCATATGCTTGAAATTCCTGAGGGAACTGTTAAATCTAGACTCAGGAGAGCCCGGAATCTTGTAATTAAAAAATTAAAAACACCTGGAGAGGATATTGGTGCAGAAGGATAA
- the yihA gene encoding ribosome biogenesis GTP-binding protein YihA/YsxC, whose amino-acid sequence MKITSAEFVTSAPGIKHCPEGGKYPEVGFVGRSNVGKSSLINKLVNRKNLARTSKTPGRTQLLNYFLINNTFYIVDFPGYGFARVPENIRASWGKMIEEYLKNRKELRGVVLLVDIRHKPTAQDVQMFEWLQHYNIPTAIVATKADKLSRNQQLKQEKIIKAALGLENENILLFSSQTGKGKDELLDLLSELIET is encoded by the coding sequence ATGAAAATAACCAGTGCCGAATTTGTTACCAGTGCTCCCGGAATCAAGCACTGCCCGGAAGGTGGTAAATACCCCGAGGTGGGGTTTGTCGGGCGGTCTAATGTGGGTAAATCCTCCCTTATAAACAAGCTGGTTAACCGTAAAAACCTGGCCCGAACCAGTAAAACACCGGGTCGTACTCAGCTCTTGAATTATTTTCTGATTAATAACACTTTTTATATAGTTGATTTTCCGGGCTATGGCTTTGCCAGGGTACCGGAAAATATAAGGGCAAGTTGGGGCAAGATGATTGAGGAGTATCTGAAAAACCGTAAGGAATTACGTGGGGTAGTGCTGTTAGTGGATATTAGGCATAAGCCCACCGCCCAGGATGTGCAAATGTTTGAATGGCTGCAGCACTACAATATTCCTACGGCCATCGTGGCTACTAAGGCTGATAAATTGTCCCGTAATCAGCAGCTCAAACAGGAGAAAATAATCAAAGCTGCCCTGGGACTGGAAAACGAAAATATTCTATTATTCTCCTCCCAGACAGGTAAGGGCAAGGATGAACTGCTGGATTTACTGAGTGAGTTAATTGAAACGTAG
- the lon gene encoding endopeptidase La, with translation MVIHLDVGREKSVQAIEEAMIQERTIFLATQKEAQTDDPGQDDIYQIGTVAEVKQLLKLPGGTIRVLVEGISRAKIVKYTAEEPFFKVEIEEYQDAVTKSAEIEALMRSLIHQFEQYVKLSKRIPPETVVTVVNLEEPGRLADIIASHLSLRIEEKQSVLEAVDIVKRLEKLCTIVAKELEIVELERKINVRVRKQMEKTQKEYYLREQIKAIQRELGEKDERAAEAEELREKISKAKLPKDVEEKAIKEVERLEKMPPMAAEAVVVRNYLDTLLALPWNKGTKDRLDIKLAEEILEEDHYGLKKVKDRILEYLAIRKLAKKMKGPIICFVGPPGVGKTSLGKSIARALERKFYRMSLGGVRDEAEIRGHRRTYVGAMPGRIIQGMKQVGSKNPVFLLDEIDKMSMDFRGDPTAALLEVLDPEQNNTFSDHYIEVPFDLSNVMFITTANGLHNIPRPLLDRMEVIQISGYTEEEKVQIALRHLLPKQLKEHGLKEEQLQVSENTIRKIIREYTRESGVRNLEREIASVCRKAARQIVSDKKIKKVRVTVQNLEQHLGIPRFRYGVAEQEDQIGVATGLAWTEVGGDTLAIEITTYPGKGHLTLTGKLGDVMKESAQAGYSYVRSRAEELGIDPEFHEKLDIHVHVPEGAIPKDGPSAGITMACALASALSGRKVRHDVAMTGEVTLRGRVLPVGGIKEKVLAAHRAGITTLIIPMDNKKDIEEIPQNVKNKLEFVLVEHMDQVLEVALVKDVDIPIEILSAGPPVDAKDPSFQGVVNEEGTHSYS, from the coding sequence ATGGTGATTCACTTGGATGTAGGCAGGGAAAAATCAGTTCAAGCAATAGAAGAAGCAATGATCCAGGAACGGACAATATTCCTGGCCACTCAGAAAGAAGCCCAGACAGATGATCCCGGGCAGGATGATATTTATCAGATTGGAACTGTTGCTGAGGTAAAGCAGCTGTTAAAATTGCCAGGTGGTACTATTAGGGTGTTGGTAGAAGGGATCTCCAGAGCTAAGATTGTTAAATATACTGCAGAAGAGCCCTTCTTTAAGGTTGAAATTGAGGAGTATCAGGATGCCGTAACAAAATCTGCGGAAATCGAAGCACTGATGCGCAGTTTGATTCACCAGTTTGAACAATACGTTAAGTTATCAAAGCGTATCCCACCTGAGACTGTAGTAACAGTGGTTAATCTTGAAGAACCGGGCCGGCTGGCCGATATCATTGCCTCTCACCTGTCTTTGAGGATTGAAGAGAAGCAGAGTGTTTTAGAAGCTGTAGATATCGTTAAGCGCCTGGAAAAGCTTTGTACTATTGTAGCCAAAGAGCTTGAAATAGTGGAACTGGAACGTAAAATTAATGTCCGGGTCCGTAAACAGATGGAAAAAACCCAAAAGGAATACTACCTGCGCGAGCAAATAAAAGCAATTCAACGTGAATTAGGTGAAAAAGACGAGCGGGCTGCTGAGGCCGAGGAACTAAGAGAAAAAATTTCTAAGGCCAAACTTCCCAAAGACGTCGAAGAAAAAGCCATTAAAGAAGTAGAGCGCCTTGAAAAGATGCCTCCAATGGCCGCAGAAGCCGTTGTGGTGCGGAATTATCTGGATACGTTACTGGCCTTGCCCTGGAACAAGGGGACCAAGGATCGTCTCGATATTAAATTAGCGGAGGAGATTCTGGAGGAAGACCACTATGGCTTGAAAAAGGTGAAAGACCGGATCCTGGAATACCTCGCTATCCGTAAGCTGGCCAAGAAAATGAAGGGTCCCATTATTTGTTTTGTCGGGCCTCCGGGTGTGGGTAAAACATCTTTGGGTAAATCCATTGCCCGTGCTTTAGAGCGTAAGTTTTACCGGATGTCCCTCGGTGGTGTTCGTGACGAGGCAGAAATCAGAGGACACAGGCGGACTTATGTAGGGGCTATGCCCGGTCGGATTATTCAGGGTATGAAACAAGTAGGTTCTAAGAACCCCGTATTTTTGCTGGACGAAATTGATAAGATGAGTATGGACTTTAGAGGGGACCCAACGGCAGCTTTACTGGAGGTATTAGATCCGGAACAAAACAATACTTTTAGTGATCATTATATCGAGGTCCCCTTTGATCTTTCCAATGTTATGTTTATTACTACTGCCAACGGCCTGCACAACATTCCCCGCCCACTCCTGGACAGGATGGAGGTAATCCAAATTTCGGGTTACACCGAGGAAGAAAAAGTGCAGATAGCTTTAAGACACCTATTACCCAAGCAGCTTAAAGAACATGGTTTGAAAGAAGAGCAGCTGCAGGTTTCCGAAAATACGATTCGCAAGATTATCCGGGAATATACCCGGGAATCAGGTGTAAGAAATTTGGAGCGGGAGATCGCTTCTGTCTGCCGTAAGGCAGCAAGGCAAATTGTCAGTGATAAGAAAATTAAAAAAGTAAGAGTAACTGTACAAAACCTGGAACAGCATTTGGGTATTCCCCGCTTCCGTTACGGGGTAGCCGAGCAGGAGGATCAGATAGGGGTAGCTACCGGATTAGCCTGGACTGAGGTTGGCGGTGATACTTTAGCCATTGAGATTACAACCTATCCGGGTAAAGGTCACCTTACTTTGACCGGTAAATTGGGAGATGTAATGAAGGAATCAGCCCAGGCCGGTTATAGTTATGTGCGCAGCCGGGCTGAAGAATTGGGAATTGATCCTGAATTCCACGAGAAACTGGATATTCACGTGCACGTTCCCGAGGGTGCTATTCCCAAAGACGGTCCTTCAGCCGGAATTACGATGGCCTGTGCCCTGGCTTCGGCGTTAAGCGGCCGCAAGGTCAGACATGACGTGGCTATGACCGGTGAAGTTACCTTAAGGGGTCGTGTACTGCCGGTAGGTGGAATCAAGGAAAAAGTACTGGCAGCACACCGGGCCGGCATTACAACACTGATCATTCCGATGGATAACAAAAAAGACATCGAAGAAATTCCGCAGAATGTAAAAAATAAATTGGAATTTGTTCTGGTAGAACACATGGATCAGGTACTGGAGGTTGCTTTGGTTAAGGATGTAGATATCCCGATTGAAATCCTTTCCGCAGGACCGCCGGTTGATGCTAAAGATCCATCTTTTCAAGGTGTAGTTAACGAGGAGGGTACCCATAGTTATTCATGA